From one Trifolium pratense cultivar HEN17-A07 linkage group LG1, ARS_RC_1.1, whole genome shotgun sequence genomic stretch:
- the LOC123892945 gene encoding protein TIME FOR COFFEE-like isoform X2, translated as MDKTRRSSIASINGFLKRKHRNITLRDSSEEETVELKEVPSKRGRNHDRDSLNRSKRRRSSHSYGDEGERSTEDRFGNELDDHARDAGLSRICLPNTTSFVSDQNHRRKFTPLKRTDEMIGVVVPRKARSASVKRTQESWISGGGGEKQILRANSPGRRSVEPSASPSKSVSVQQNMEATGEVGKTSELSSSEMEIEIAELLYGLRTSKNHDSSSQKVEPTINHNTSTDAEKNKSKDCNSTEELARVQGEKPAGVGSHHGNSTCHEKGSSEVPKEDIGEDKVNSGAGADGRPLSTTWGSQSCSNLEADKQDSASTREMSIVPEDKTQRVGKFDIDLMAPPPKMLSPKGNDLSRGNLTSEIKKLAPDLEMSEASIKVEDKVEMLVTVEKVPEEIEDTAKMAAFKDKLDVLKHYLEMPNNDIKINNKLEEQDRYKEQPTALSNPKMEKIDHSSSAPLSAVVSGPPSSLSPIGSMIMIGRYTPPLQTAVKTSKTTGSSTTTQHVDFALSESQPKRCATHYRIARNILHQKLTKMNPLLPAIIGSGSLCATKTNNVNCLISAESMVVNKQSQKHLPSSDQNGTQEKGLAATGNHNLTATEGSNYVNPVHKMQFVLQRGPHPGSTGNLVHGPAFLFSQASVAAATNQAGGVNSSNNASSYNRSQSSVAGSPCTNSTLPAAATAMSFSYPQFSANNSPYATIVHNNGYSFPISTNSLGATAAIRGASSAQTTHILGGPLYSSQIFHPLQHPQQHPHLLGVQPSYLTAQTSSSSSSHMQSHGAQLNGNNILNSTSAERQSQKQQTLQSRPHKQETEVNEKNVTSVANLTSYPLKNLQGQNYTIPVQPVNFSFKPCATSDIVGGNSGNFGDKQQQVSKGGVEVVPSQAFAVSFASFNGTNLPSNLNFSSMKQNPLVIQSLPDVARQGYQTASAPHNVQQKACSITVEKRGGNSSHQDDEKKTTHGKSSTNGPTTLVFDNSSKNINFVLSPSNGCWPSHSVASTVITTMPFSSNTSSSQQSSQLLQLQKQHGVQQHQHSTANRNKASSTNTASATKFANNVPILLQSHSQCKSSNQTSHSKITGRTTGSHVHHTSSITSKTPTTKNVSEKGRFSQGHMQISFGGDYTTSLPPEVQHQLNNSQHLCTKAAGPPFNGGNLKPNSEGWKIDSSANISQLQQPENSSAGSSQKSSPVCGRNVPSILSSGLSHLSELN; from the exons ATGGATAAAACTAGAAGATCATCCATAGCTTCAATCAATGGATTTCTCAAACGAAAACATCGAAATATTACTCTCAGAGATTCTTCCG AGGAAGAAACAGTGGAGTTGAAGGAAGTACCGAGTAAGAGAGGAAGGAATCACGATAGAGATTCGTTGAATAGGAGTAAGAGGAGAAGAAGCTCTCACTCTTACGGAGACGAAGGAGAACGAAGCACTGAAGACAGGTTCGGAAATGAACTGGACGATCATGCTCGAGATGCTGGTTTATCGCGGATCTGTTTGCCAAATACGACGTCGTTTGTCTCCGATCAAAATCATCGCCGGAAATTTACGCCGTTGAAGAGAACCGACGAGATGATCGGTGTCGTAGTTCCAAGGAAGGCTCGTTCAG CTTCAGTGAAAAGGACGCAAGAAAGTTGGATCTCCGGCGGCGGCGGGGAGAAGCAGATTTTACGGGCGAATTCCCCGGGGAGACGAAGCGTTGAGCCGTCGGCGTCGCCTTCTAAGAGTGTTTCTGTTCAGCAGAACATG GAAGCTACTGGTGAAGTTGGGAAGACATCGGAATTGTCTTCATCAGAGATGGAGATTGAGATAGCAGAGCTTCTGTACGGTTTGAGGACTTCCAAGAACCATGACTCTTCATCACAAAAAGTTGAACCAACCATTAATCACAACACCTCTACAGATGCTG AGAAGAATAAATCGAAAGACTGCAATTCAACTGAAGAGTTGGCTAGAGTTCAGGGTGAGAAACCTGCGGGTGTGGGCAGTCATCATGGTAATTCTACTTGTCATGAAAAGGGATCATCAGAGGTTCCTAAAGAGGACATTGGCGAAGACAAAGTGAATTCCGGTGCTGGAGCAGATGGAAGGCCTTTATCAACCACATGGGGGTCGCAATCATGTTCCAATTTGGAAGCTGATAAACAGGATTCTGCATCTACTAGAGA GATGTCTATTGTTCCGGAAGATAAAACCCAGAGAGTAGGCAAGTTTGACATAGATTTGATG GCTCCCCCTCCTAAGATGTTGTCCCCAAAAGGGAATGACTTGTCACGGGGTAATTTGACatcagaaataaaaaaattggctCCGGACTTAGAAATG AGCGAAGCTAGTATCAAGGTTGAAGACAAGGTGGAAATGCTAGTCACAGTAGAGAAAGTTCCTGAAGAAATTGAAGACACGGCAAAGATGGCCGCGTTTAAGGATAAGTTGGATGTGCTAAAACATTATTTGGAGATGCCAAACAATGACATAAAGATAAACAATAAATTAGAAGAGCAGGATAGGTATAAGGAACAACCTACTGCATTGTCAAATCCCAAAATGGAGAAAATTG ATCATTCCAGTTCAGCGCCTCTATCAGCAGTTGTATCAGGACCGCCAAGCAGTCTCTCTCCTATTGG GTCAATGATTATGATTGGCAGATACACGCCGCCCTTGCAGACAGCTGTGAAGACAAGTAAAACTACAGGATCATCAACAACCACACAG CATGTGGATTTTGCTCTCTCTGAATCACAACCTAAGAGATGTGCAACCCATTATCGCATTGCTCGTAACATCCTACACCAGAAGTTGACAAAGATGAACCCCCTCTTGCCAGCAATTATTGGCTCTGGTTCACTTTGTGCCACAAAAACCAACAATGTCAACTGTCTTATCTCAGCAGAAAGTATGGTCGTTAACAAGCAATCTCAGAAACACTTGCCGAGTTCTGACCAAAATGGTACACAAGAGAAAGGGTTGGCTGCCACAGGTAATCATAATCTCACTGCAACTGAAGGTTCTAATTATGTCAATCCAGTACATAAGATGCAGTTTGTGCTACAACGGGGTCCACACCCCGGATCAACTGGGAATCTAGTG CATGGTCCTGCTTTCTTATTTTCTCAAGCATCAGTTGCAGCAGCTACTAATCAGGCAGGAGGTGTGAATTCTTCTAACAATGCATCCTCATATAATAGGTCCCAGAGTTCAGTTGCCGGATCTCCTTGTACCAACTCAACTTTGCCAGCTGCTGCTACTGCAATGAGCTTTAGCTACCCTCAATTTTCAGCCAATAATTCTCCTTATGCAACAATAGTTCACAATAACGGGTATTCGTTCCCCATTTCAACTAATTCTCTTGGAGCAACTGCAGCAATCAGAGGTGCAAGCTCTGCACAAACAACACATATACTCGGTGGGCCTTTGTACTCTTCTCAAATATTCCATCCTCTTCAGCATCCACAACAGCACCCACATTTACTCGGTGTGCAACCAAGTTATCTTACTGCACAGACATCAAGTAGTTCATCTTCTCATATGCAGTCGCATGGTGCGCAACTAAATGGTAATAATATCTTGAACTCCACATCTGCGGAACGACAGTCACAAAAGCAACAGACTCTACAGTCACGCCCTCACAAGCAAGAGACTGAGGTGAATGAAAAGAATGTAACATCTGTTGCTAATTTAACATCTTACCCCCTAAAGAATTTGCAAGGGCAGAACTACACAATTCCAGTTCAGCCAGTGAACTTTTCTTTCAAGCCATGTGCAACATCCGATATTGTTGGTGGCAACAGCGGAAACTTTGGTGACAAGCAGCAACAGGTTTCAAAGGGTGGAGTTGAAGTTGTACCATCTCAAGCATTTGCAGTATCATTTGCTTCATTTAATGGAACCAATCTTCCTTCAAACCTTAACTTCTCATCCATGAAACAGAACCCACTGGTAATTCAAAGCCTTCCTGATGTTGCACGGCAAGGATATCAAACCGCAAGTGCACCTCATAATGTTCAGCAGAAGGCTTGTTCAATTACTGTAGAAAAGAGAGGAGGGAATTCCTCCCACCAAGATGATGAAAAGAAAACCACTCATGGTAAGTCGTCAACTAATGGGCCAACCACCCTTGTTTTTGATAATTCGTCAAAGAATATTAACTTTGTGCTATCTCCTTCAAATGGATGTTGGCCTAGTCACTCCGTTGCTTCAACTGTGATAACAACCATGCCTTTTTCCAGTAATACTTCAAGTTCTCAACAGTCATCACAATTGCTTCAGCTTCAGAAACAACATGGTGTGCAACAGCATCAACATTCCACGGCTAATCGAAATAAAGCTTCATCCACCAATACCGCTTCTGCCACAAAGTTTGCAAACAACGTCCCCATTTTGTTACAAAGTCATTCTCAATGCAAAAGTTCTAACCAAACTTCTCATTCTAAGATTACGGGAAGAACCACAGGTTCTCATGTTCATCACACATCTAGTATAACATCCAAGACTCCAACCACCAAAAATGTTTCGGAGAAAGGAAGGTTTTCACAGGGTCATATGCAAATTTCTTTTGGGGGAGATTACACAACTTCTCTGCCACCTGAAGTGCAACATCAACTCAATAACAGCCAGCATTTGTGTACAAAAGCTGCAGGACCTCCATTTAATGGGGGAAACTTGAAGCCAAATTCGGAAGGTTGGAAAATCGATTCGTCAGCGAACATTTCACAGTTGCAACAACCTGAGAATTCTTCTGCTGGGAGTAGCCAAAAATCTTCCCCAGTTTGTGGGAGAAATGTTCCATCAATATTAAGCTCAGGTCTCAGCCATCTATCTGAGCTGAATTAA
- the LOC123892945 gene encoding protein TIME FOR COFFEE-like isoform X1 — protein sequence MDKTRRSSIASINGFLKRKHRNITLRDSSEEETVELKEVPSKRGRNHDRDSLNRSKRRRSSHSYGDEGERSTEDRFGNELDDHARDAGLSRICLPNTTSFVSDQNHRRKFTPLKRTDEMIGVVVPRKARSASVKRTQESWISGGGGEKQILRANSPGRRSVEPSASPSKSVSVQQNMEATGEVGKTSELSSSEMEIEIAELLYGLRTSKNHDSSSQKVEPTINHNTSTDAEKNKSKDCNSTEELARVQGEKPAGVGSHHGNSTCHEKGSSEVPKEDIGEDKVNSGAGADGRPLSTTWGSQSCSNLEADKQDSASTREMSIVPEDKTQRVGKFDIDLMAPPPKMLSPKGNDLSRGNLTSEIKKLAPDLEMKSEASIKVEDKVEMLVTVEKVPEEIEDTAKMAAFKDKLDVLKHYLEMPNNDIKINNKLEEQDRYKEQPTALSNPKMEKIDHSSSAPLSAVVSGPPSSLSPIGSMIMIGRYTPPLQTAVKTSKTTGSSTTTQHVDFALSESQPKRCATHYRIARNILHQKLTKMNPLLPAIIGSGSLCATKTNNVNCLISAESMVVNKQSQKHLPSSDQNGTQEKGLAATGNHNLTATEGSNYVNPVHKMQFVLQRGPHPGSTGNLVHGPAFLFSQASVAAATNQAGGVNSSNNASSYNRSQSSVAGSPCTNSTLPAAATAMSFSYPQFSANNSPYATIVHNNGYSFPISTNSLGATAAIRGASSAQTTHILGGPLYSSQIFHPLQHPQQHPHLLGVQPSYLTAQTSSSSSSHMQSHGAQLNGNNILNSTSAERQSQKQQTLQSRPHKQETEVNEKNVTSVANLTSYPLKNLQGQNYTIPVQPVNFSFKPCATSDIVGGNSGNFGDKQQQVSKGGVEVVPSQAFAVSFASFNGTNLPSNLNFSSMKQNPLVIQSLPDVARQGYQTASAPHNVQQKACSITVEKRGGNSSHQDDEKKTTHGKSSTNGPTTLVFDNSSKNINFVLSPSNGCWPSHSVASTVITTMPFSSNTSSSQQSSQLLQLQKQHGVQQHQHSTANRNKASSTNTASATKFANNVPILLQSHSQCKSSNQTSHSKITGRTTGSHVHHTSSITSKTPTTKNVSEKGRFSQGHMQISFGGDYTTSLPPEVQHQLNNSQHLCTKAAGPPFNGGNLKPNSEGWKIDSSANISQLQQPENSSAGSSQKSSPVCGRNVPSILSSGLSHLSELN from the exons ATGGATAAAACTAGAAGATCATCCATAGCTTCAATCAATGGATTTCTCAAACGAAAACATCGAAATATTACTCTCAGAGATTCTTCCG AGGAAGAAACAGTGGAGTTGAAGGAAGTACCGAGTAAGAGAGGAAGGAATCACGATAGAGATTCGTTGAATAGGAGTAAGAGGAGAAGAAGCTCTCACTCTTACGGAGACGAAGGAGAACGAAGCACTGAAGACAGGTTCGGAAATGAACTGGACGATCATGCTCGAGATGCTGGTTTATCGCGGATCTGTTTGCCAAATACGACGTCGTTTGTCTCCGATCAAAATCATCGCCGGAAATTTACGCCGTTGAAGAGAACCGACGAGATGATCGGTGTCGTAGTTCCAAGGAAGGCTCGTTCAG CTTCAGTGAAAAGGACGCAAGAAAGTTGGATCTCCGGCGGCGGCGGGGAGAAGCAGATTTTACGGGCGAATTCCCCGGGGAGACGAAGCGTTGAGCCGTCGGCGTCGCCTTCTAAGAGTGTTTCTGTTCAGCAGAACATG GAAGCTACTGGTGAAGTTGGGAAGACATCGGAATTGTCTTCATCAGAGATGGAGATTGAGATAGCAGAGCTTCTGTACGGTTTGAGGACTTCCAAGAACCATGACTCTTCATCACAAAAAGTTGAACCAACCATTAATCACAACACCTCTACAGATGCTG AGAAGAATAAATCGAAAGACTGCAATTCAACTGAAGAGTTGGCTAGAGTTCAGGGTGAGAAACCTGCGGGTGTGGGCAGTCATCATGGTAATTCTACTTGTCATGAAAAGGGATCATCAGAGGTTCCTAAAGAGGACATTGGCGAAGACAAAGTGAATTCCGGTGCTGGAGCAGATGGAAGGCCTTTATCAACCACATGGGGGTCGCAATCATGTTCCAATTTGGAAGCTGATAAACAGGATTCTGCATCTACTAGAGA GATGTCTATTGTTCCGGAAGATAAAACCCAGAGAGTAGGCAAGTTTGACATAGATTTGATG GCTCCCCCTCCTAAGATGTTGTCCCCAAAAGGGAATGACTTGTCACGGGGTAATTTGACatcagaaataaaaaaattggctCCGGACTTAGAAATG AAGAGCGAAGCTAGTATCAAGGTTGAAGACAAGGTGGAAATGCTAGTCACAGTAGAGAAAGTTCCTGAAGAAATTGAAGACACGGCAAAGATGGCCGCGTTTAAGGATAAGTTGGATGTGCTAAAACATTATTTGGAGATGCCAAACAATGACATAAAGATAAACAATAAATTAGAAGAGCAGGATAGGTATAAGGAACAACCTACTGCATTGTCAAATCCCAAAATGGAGAAAATTG ATCATTCCAGTTCAGCGCCTCTATCAGCAGTTGTATCAGGACCGCCAAGCAGTCTCTCTCCTATTGG GTCAATGATTATGATTGGCAGATACACGCCGCCCTTGCAGACAGCTGTGAAGACAAGTAAAACTACAGGATCATCAACAACCACACAG CATGTGGATTTTGCTCTCTCTGAATCACAACCTAAGAGATGTGCAACCCATTATCGCATTGCTCGTAACATCCTACACCAGAAGTTGACAAAGATGAACCCCCTCTTGCCAGCAATTATTGGCTCTGGTTCACTTTGTGCCACAAAAACCAACAATGTCAACTGTCTTATCTCAGCAGAAAGTATGGTCGTTAACAAGCAATCTCAGAAACACTTGCCGAGTTCTGACCAAAATGGTACACAAGAGAAAGGGTTGGCTGCCACAGGTAATCATAATCTCACTGCAACTGAAGGTTCTAATTATGTCAATCCAGTACATAAGATGCAGTTTGTGCTACAACGGGGTCCACACCCCGGATCAACTGGGAATCTAGTG CATGGTCCTGCTTTCTTATTTTCTCAAGCATCAGTTGCAGCAGCTACTAATCAGGCAGGAGGTGTGAATTCTTCTAACAATGCATCCTCATATAATAGGTCCCAGAGTTCAGTTGCCGGATCTCCTTGTACCAACTCAACTTTGCCAGCTGCTGCTACTGCAATGAGCTTTAGCTACCCTCAATTTTCAGCCAATAATTCTCCTTATGCAACAATAGTTCACAATAACGGGTATTCGTTCCCCATTTCAACTAATTCTCTTGGAGCAACTGCAGCAATCAGAGGTGCAAGCTCTGCACAAACAACACATATACTCGGTGGGCCTTTGTACTCTTCTCAAATATTCCATCCTCTTCAGCATCCACAACAGCACCCACATTTACTCGGTGTGCAACCAAGTTATCTTACTGCACAGACATCAAGTAGTTCATCTTCTCATATGCAGTCGCATGGTGCGCAACTAAATGGTAATAATATCTTGAACTCCACATCTGCGGAACGACAGTCACAAAAGCAACAGACTCTACAGTCACGCCCTCACAAGCAAGAGACTGAGGTGAATGAAAAGAATGTAACATCTGTTGCTAATTTAACATCTTACCCCCTAAAGAATTTGCAAGGGCAGAACTACACAATTCCAGTTCAGCCAGTGAACTTTTCTTTCAAGCCATGTGCAACATCCGATATTGTTGGTGGCAACAGCGGAAACTTTGGTGACAAGCAGCAACAGGTTTCAAAGGGTGGAGTTGAAGTTGTACCATCTCAAGCATTTGCAGTATCATTTGCTTCATTTAATGGAACCAATCTTCCTTCAAACCTTAACTTCTCATCCATGAAACAGAACCCACTGGTAATTCAAAGCCTTCCTGATGTTGCACGGCAAGGATATCAAACCGCAAGTGCACCTCATAATGTTCAGCAGAAGGCTTGTTCAATTACTGTAGAAAAGAGAGGAGGGAATTCCTCCCACCAAGATGATGAAAAGAAAACCACTCATGGTAAGTCGTCAACTAATGGGCCAACCACCCTTGTTTTTGATAATTCGTCAAAGAATATTAACTTTGTGCTATCTCCTTCAAATGGATGTTGGCCTAGTCACTCCGTTGCTTCAACTGTGATAACAACCATGCCTTTTTCCAGTAATACTTCAAGTTCTCAACAGTCATCACAATTGCTTCAGCTTCAGAAACAACATGGTGTGCAACAGCATCAACATTCCACGGCTAATCGAAATAAAGCTTCATCCACCAATACCGCTTCTGCCACAAAGTTTGCAAACAACGTCCCCATTTTGTTACAAAGTCATTCTCAATGCAAAAGTTCTAACCAAACTTCTCATTCTAAGATTACGGGAAGAACCACAGGTTCTCATGTTCATCACACATCTAGTATAACATCCAAGACTCCAACCACCAAAAATGTTTCGGAGAAAGGAAGGTTTTCACAGGGTCATATGCAAATTTCTTTTGGGGGAGATTACACAACTTCTCTGCCACCTGAAGTGCAACATCAACTCAATAACAGCCAGCATTTGTGTACAAAAGCTGCAGGACCTCCATTTAATGGGGGAAACTTGAAGCCAAATTCGGAAGGTTGGAAAATCGATTCGTCAGCGAACATTTCACAGTTGCAACAACCTGAGAATTCTTCTGCTGGGAGTAGCCAAAAATCTTCCCCAGTTTGTGGGAGAAATGTTCCATCAATATTAAGCTCAGGTCTCAGCCATCTATCTGAGCTGAATTAA
- the LOC123892945 gene encoding protein TIME FOR COFFEE-like isoform X3 → MDKTRRSSIASINGFLKRKHRNITLRDSSEEETVELKEVPSKRGRNHDRDSLNRSKRRRSSHSYGDEGERSTEDRFGNELDDHARDAGLSRICLPNTTSFVSDQNHRRKFTPLKRTDEMIGVVVPRKARSASVKRTQESWISGGGGEKQILRANSPGRRSVEPSASPSKSVSVQQNMEATGEVGKTSELSSSEMEIEIAELLYGLRTSKNHDSSSQKVEPTINHNTSTDAEKNKSKDCNSTEELARVQGEKPAGVGSHHGNSTCHEKGSSEVPKEDIGEDKVNSGAGADGRPLSTTWGSQSCSNLEADKQDSASTREMSIVPEDKTQRVGKFDIDLMAPPPKMLSPKGNDLSRGNLTSEIKKLAPDLEMKSEASIKVEDKVEMLVTVEKVPEEIEDTAKMAAFKDKLDVLKHYLEMPNNDIKINNKLEEQDRYKEQPTALSNPKMEKIDHSSSAPLSAVVSGPPSSLSPIGSMIMIGRYTPPLQTAVKTSKTTGSSTTTQHVDFALSESQPKRCATHYRIARNILHQKLTKMNPLLPAIIGSGSLCATKTNNVNCLISAESMVVNKQSQKHLPSSDQNGTQEKGLAATGNHNLTATEGSNYVNPVHKMQFVLQRGPHPGSTGNLVHGPAFLFSQASVAAATNQAGGVNSSNNASSYNRSQSSVAGSPCTNSTLPAAATAMSFSYPQFSANNSPYATIVHNNGYSFPISTNSLGATAAIRGASSAQTTHILGGPLYSSQIFHPLQHPQQHPHLLGVQPSYLTAQTSSSSSSHMQSHGAQLNGNNILNSTSAERQSQKQQTLQSRPHKQETEVNEKNVTSVANLTSYPLKNLQGQNYTIPVQPVNFSFKPCATSDIVGGNSGNFGDKQQQVSKGGVEVVPSQAFAVSFASFNGTNLPSNLNFSSMKQNPLVIQSLPDVARQGYQTASAPHNVQQKACSITVEKRGGNSSHQDDEKKTTHGKSSTNGPTTLVFDNSSKNINFVLSPSNGCWPSHSVASTVITTMPFSSNTSSSQQSSQLLQLQKQHGVQQHQHSTANRNKASSTNTASATKFANNVPILLQSHSQCKSSNQTSHSKITGRTTGSHVHHTSSITSKTPTTKNVSEKGRFSQGHMQISFGGDYTTSLPPELQDLHLMGET, encoded by the exons ATGGATAAAACTAGAAGATCATCCATAGCTTCAATCAATGGATTTCTCAAACGAAAACATCGAAATATTACTCTCAGAGATTCTTCCG AGGAAGAAACAGTGGAGTTGAAGGAAGTACCGAGTAAGAGAGGAAGGAATCACGATAGAGATTCGTTGAATAGGAGTAAGAGGAGAAGAAGCTCTCACTCTTACGGAGACGAAGGAGAACGAAGCACTGAAGACAGGTTCGGAAATGAACTGGACGATCATGCTCGAGATGCTGGTTTATCGCGGATCTGTTTGCCAAATACGACGTCGTTTGTCTCCGATCAAAATCATCGCCGGAAATTTACGCCGTTGAAGAGAACCGACGAGATGATCGGTGTCGTAGTTCCAAGGAAGGCTCGTTCAG CTTCAGTGAAAAGGACGCAAGAAAGTTGGATCTCCGGCGGCGGCGGGGAGAAGCAGATTTTACGGGCGAATTCCCCGGGGAGACGAAGCGTTGAGCCGTCGGCGTCGCCTTCTAAGAGTGTTTCTGTTCAGCAGAACATG GAAGCTACTGGTGAAGTTGGGAAGACATCGGAATTGTCTTCATCAGAGATGGAGATTGAGATAGCAGAGCTTCTGTACGGTTTGAGGACTTCCAAGAACCATGACTCTTCATCACAAAAAGTTGAACCAACCATTAATCACAACACCTCTACAGATGCTG AGAAGAATAAATCGAAAGACTGCAATTCAACTGAAGAGTTGGCTAGAGTTCAGGGTGAGAAACCTGCGGGTGTGGGCAGTCATCATGGTAATTCTACTTGTCATGAAAAGGGATCATCAGAGGTTCCTAAAGAGGACATTGGCGAAGACAAAGTGAATTCCGGTGCTGGAGCAGATGGAAGGCCTTTATCAACCACATGGGGGTCGCAATCATGTTCCAATTTGGAAGCTGATAAACAGGATTCTGCATCTACTAGAGA GATGTCTATTGTTCCGGAAGATAAAACCCAGAGAGTAGGCAAGTTTGACATAGATTTGATG GCTCCCCCTCCTAAGATGTTGTCCCCAAAAGGGAATGACTTGTCACGGGGTAATTTGACatcagaaataaaaaaattggctCCGGACTTAGAAATG AAGAGCGAAGCTAGTATCAAGGTTGAAGACAAGGTGGAAATGCTAGTCACAGTAGAGAAAGTTCCTGAAGAAATTGAAGACACGGCAAAGATGGCCGCGTTTAAGGATAAGTTGGATGTGCTAAAACATTATTTGGAGATGCCAAACAATGACATAAAGATAAACAATAAATTAGAAGAGCAGGATAGGTATAAGGAACAACCTACTGCATTGTCAAATCCCAAAATGGAGAAAATTG ATCATTCCAGTTCAGCGCCTCTATCAGCAGTTGTATCAGGACCGCCAAGCAGTCTCTCTCCTATTGG GTCAATGATTATGATTGGCAGATACACGCCGCCCTTGCAGACAGCTGTGAAGACAAGTAAAACTACAGGATCATCAACAACCACACAG CATGTGGATTTTGCTCTCTCTGAATCACAACCTAAGAGATGTGCAACCCATTATCGCATTGCTCGTAACATCCTACACCAGAAGTTGACAAAGATGAACCCCCTCTTGCCAGCAATTATTGGCTCTGGTTCACTTTGTGCCACAAAAACCAACAATGTCAACTGTCTTATCTCAGCAGAAAGTATGGTCGTTAACAAGCAATCTCAGAAACACTTGCCGAGTTCTGACCAAAATGGTACACAAGAGAAAGGGTTGGCTGCCACAGGTAATCATAATCTCACTGCAACTGAAGGTTCTAATTATGTCAATCCAGTACATAAGATGCAGTTTGTGCTACAACGGGGTCCACACCCCGGATCAACTGGGAATCTAGTG CATGGTCCTGCTTTCTTATTTTCTCAAGCATCAGTTGCAGCAGCTACTAATCAGGCAGGAGGTGTGAATTCTTCTAACAATGCATCCTCATATAATAGGTCCCAGAGTTCAGTTGCCGGATCTCCTTGTACCAACTCAACTTTGCCAGCTGCTGCTACTGCAATGAGCTTTAGCTACCCTCAATTTTCAGCCAATAATTCTCCTTATGCAACAATAGTTCACAATAACGGGTATTCGTTCCCCATTTCAACTAATTCTCTTGGAGCAACTGCAGCAATCAGAGGTGCAAGCTCTGCACAAACAACACATATACTCGGTGGGCCTTTGTACTCTTCTCAAATATTCCATCCTCTTCAGCATCCACAACAGCACCCACATTTACTCGGTGTGCAACCAAGTTATCTTACTGCACAGACATCAAGTAGTTCATCTTCTCATATGCAGTCGCATGGTGCGCAACTAAATGGTAATAATATCTTGAACTCCACATCTGCGGAACGACAGTCACAAAAGCAACAGACTCTACAGTCACGCCCTCACAAGCAAGAGACTGAGGTGAATGAAAAGAATGTAACATCTGTTGCTAATTTAACATCTTACCCCCTAAAGAATTTGCAAGGGCAGAACTACACAATTCCAGTTCAGCCAGTGAACTTTTCTTTCAAGCCATGTGCAACATCCGATATTGTTGGTGGCAACAGCGGAAACTTTGGTGACAAGCAGCAACAGGTTTCAAAGGGTGGAGTTGAAGTTGTACCATCTCAAGCATTTGCAGTATCATTTGCTTCATTTAATGGAACCAATCTTCCTTCAAACCTTAACTTCTCATCCATGAAACAGAACCCACTGGTAATTCAAAGCCTTCCTGATGTTGCACGGCAAGGATATCAAACCGCAAGTGCACCTCATAATGTTCAGCAGAAGGCTTGTTCAATTACTGTAGAAAAGAGAGGAGGGAATTCCTCCCACCAAGATGATGAAAAGAAAACCACTCATGGTAAGTCGTCAACTAATGGGCCAACCACCCTTGTTTTTGATAATTCGTCAAAGAATATTAACTTTGTGCTATCTCCTTCAAATGGATGTTGGCCTAGTCACTCCGTTGCTTCAACTGTGATAACAACCATGCCTTTTTCCAGTAATACTTCAAGTTCTCAACAGTCATCACAATTGCTTCAGCTTCAGAAACAACATGGTGTGCAACAGCATCAACATTCCACGGCTAATCGAAATAAAGCTTCATCCACCAATACCGCTTCTGCCACAAAGTTTGCAAACAACGTCCCCATTTTGTTACAAAGTCATTCTCAATGCAAAAGTTCTAACCAAACTTCTCATTCTAAGATTACGGGAAGAACCACAGGTTCTCATGTTCATCACACATCTAGTATAACATCCAAGACTCCAACCACCAAAAATGTTTCGGAGAAAGGAAGGTTTTCACAGGGTCATATGCAAATTTCTTTTGGGGGAGATTACACAACTTCTCTGCCACCTGAA CTGCAGGACCTCCATTTAATGGGGGAAACTTGA